aaACCGCTCACCACATTGGGGACAACTATAAAGTTTCTGTCCAATATGAACTTTTATGTGGTCATGAAGAATGCTTGTTTGTGCAAATCCTTTCCCATATTCACAACAGCAATAAGTTTTCTTTCCAGAATGAATTCTGGTGGGGCTTTGAATAGCACTTCTTTGTAAGAATCGTTTTTTCACATTCAGAACAGTCAATATAGCTTCTCCTTGGTATGAAATCACCGTACAAAGGCGTGAACAATTTGCCACAATGAGAGCAtcaataaggttttttttttttctctcaagtgTGACTTCTTTTATGGCTGTGAAGAGCACTACAGTTTAGGGAATCGTttgtcacattcagaacagctataTGGCTTTCCCCCCCGAGTGAATTCTTCTGTGGTTACGAAGAGCACTACCCccagagaatcgtttgccacactcTCCACATGCAtagggcttttctccagtgtgaattcgtcTGTGGCTGTAAAGGCCACTACCAGTcgggaattgtttgccacattcagaacagcgaaATGGCTTTTCCCCAGTGTGAAGACGGGTGTGGTTCTGGAGACAGCTATTGTAAGAGAACCGTTTGCCACACTCTGAGCAGCAATAAGGTTTTCCTTGagtgtgaatttttttgtggCTGCGAAAGCTACGCCCATCCGAGaactgcttgccacattcagaacaagtatatggcttttctccagtgtgaatccgCGTGTGGTTCAGAAGGCTGCAGTTGTtcgagaatcgtttgccacattcagaacagatgTAAGGTTTCTCACCAGTATGAACTCTCTCGTGCTTGCGAAGTGTACCACTCTCTATAAACCGCTTGCCACATACCAGACAACCATAaagtttctctccagtatgaatcctcatgtggcactttagATGGCTTATTTGTGAGAACCTTTTCCCACATTCATCACAGCAaaaaggcttctctccagtatgaattctgcTGTGGCTCTGAAAATCACTTATTTGTGTAAATCTTTTCCCACACTCAGAACAGCAgtaaggtttttctccagtgtggattttTAAATGGGTCTGAAGACTGGAGTTATgggagaatcgtttgccacattccgaACAGCAGtacggcttttctccagtgtggactCTCATATGGCTCTTCAGGTAGCCGGTGAGCACAAATCTTTTgtcacattctggacagcaatagGGCTTCTCACCCGTGTGGATTCTCTTGTGTCGGTTAAGGTTCCTAATGCATGGAAAtagtttgccacattcaggacagtCATATGGTTTCTGCCTCGTGTGAATCCACTTATCTTCACGTACAGATttacatttggaagttttttcaCACTCTTGGCTAGCAGGCAAATCCTCTTGATCTGTGCTGCGTACTTGCTGTCGATCGCCGTCGACGGCTTCTGTCAGCGTTAGTTTGGCGGCAGGAGGTGAACTGCACTGGAAAGGGCCTGCCGTCAAATTTTCACTAGTTGATTTCTTTACCTTCTCGTTGCTGTGTTCTTGTGGCAGCCTGCACTGAAGCGAGGTCTGAGCAAAAGTAGACAGGGAGAAGCTGCCATTCTCCGGTAAATCTGCAATGAAACACACTATTTAGTTAAAACGTTTTGAACAGATACGTTATAAAAAGAGACAGGTGGCACCCTGCTTGGTATTGCTGCCTCACTGCTCTGTGTGAGTGGACTTTTCATCTTCTCCGCCTGTCTGCTCATTCCCCCCCTCGTCCTCAAATACCCCACAGATGTGCCCGCTGTATCCATCAATGTGCCCTGCAGCGTCTACAATTCTATTTAGATCTTCTTTTCCATTAATAAGTCGCGTGGTGGCACAACTCCTCGTGGCTGCAGCCCAAAGCTTGGCAGAGTAACATTAGAGGGGCAGGGCAGGCAGGATGACCTACAGCAACGGGCGCACGTTTGACTTTCCTCTTCCTGGCTGCGATTTATTGGATGACACTTtgaagttttagaaaaatacaaaacgCATTTGTGCTTGCACGACAGTGGCAAAGTGGTGGGTACAACTGCCCCCTGGTTCCCGGGACTCTGGGCTTCAAATACTTCACATTCAGCCGTCATCCTTGCTGAAAGTGAGTGGGGCTCAATGAGTGCCAAAATGGACTGGCAGCCCAACCAAGGCTGGTCTCGTCCCAACGTCCAAAGCTGCTGCAGTTGTCACGTTTAAGCCCTAGGCCTaagtttaatgttttcattttgttcatttttgattcattaACTTCTGCTTTGTGAAATTTTATAGTATTTTGTCTAATTATGTACCctctttaaaatgtaatgtgtttgttATTATCTGAGGAGTGCgagggtctgggcttgtgagagtcctgataaaaaccaaagagtcaggcctttaatgacctcctgggcacggccatcagcagtgtgtctgtctgcggagagagagtcgacctcgtcattgagaggtttacttaccactCAGGTGACTCAGTAGATgggttgggagagcatggagggtcatgaggtcgctggacaGGGATGTGTGgcacaaaaggacaaaggtccaagtctttagagtcctggtgcttcctgtttgtgagacatggatgctacccagtgacctgagatgaagactggactccttcagttctgtgtgtctctctggaaaatccttgggtgctgctggtttgactttgtgttgctcatggagtcccgaatgaggcacctgacctgcattgtgagggagcctcAGTTAcgccactacggccatgtggcacaattacccgagggtgatccagctcattgctgaggaccctcattgttggacaaggccaaggggtgTTATACTAagcttgttataatattaagaattgtgtcactgtatctgttttagatctctttaaatgtatttttcattctttttctgtaatacatgccatgaagagctgagccagctttagcacagggtGTCAACTTTCAGAATTGCTGGGCTAGGCAAAGTATAAAGACAGACaagaacagctgttgtcagccctaaaaggcctaagtgttatatgatctgactgtctgctgcttagcctaagtttgtctaccttgtttggcattgtactgggggatgtggtcgtgtggacacaatataaaaagaacgcgggaaccttgccaagctttgaagacctgcGGGAGTGGAAGCCATAGACTCCAaggccacctccgttgtgacagaaaaaagccatttctacacgaccgaatccccGTGGTTAACAATGAAATGTGACTGGTCTTCCCTGTCGTTTtaaagcaacgtaagccgcattaaacaagctaagtatattctgtcttttctgtgactttgtcgccgcctatcgccgaaaagagggatatcgccgttatactttatacttatttaactaaacggttattaaaacgccgcaatataaaagaacatatttccacggagctaacactcccatcggaaacaaggggatgcccacataacacttggctgcagtcattttcggagggtgggactggactgcgtgtctgccttggttgccaactaggatcccaaGCCATTTCAaaatgtggtgggtgcagcaacgcgctgtagCAGTGcctgctctccaacctgaccggAACCGTTATTTAGTATTTGTGTGCGCCTTTCAAATTTCTTaccttccttgtattttgtgggtggatccccatAAAGCAGGACGACCCGTCCGTCACTGTTAAcgctttcagggctgatgtcgacttttgtcgaaaagGAGTCGACGATGGTTATCAAccgtaaactgtgacaaaaccaaccgttacgtTTTAGTTGTACTCTCGTTGctggaaggaaagttagcttcgttgGTTTGACCGGGATTTCCTGCACTTGCGCgagtagtaaggtgcaaacaaGACATAATGGACGAGAGAGCGAAGAGAATGAGGcgaaggatctgtgctggtatccagaaggttgccggttcgaatccccgtcactgccaaaagagatcctactctgctgggcccttgagcaaggcccttaacgtgtaattgctgtacaatggctgacacaAAGGGGTACGTGAAAATTAACAAATtgctaatacaagaaattgtataaagtgaaataaagaacaaaaaaaaatgcataaagcaaaatactccgtggacaaagttttgcctattattatctctgaactggactttgacttgtcggactccgattttgatacaagcgatcgaaaacgaatgtgaggttccagcttcagctgactggtcccccagctaatcgtggtgctgaaaCAGGGTCATGTCGCCGACACGCCTACGGTAAtgttcgccaggaggactgccacttaacgaTGGCAAGAAgcagaaaccagattgcaatgcactgcaaccGTGACCACCGTTGCTGATGCCCCtgccatgcaaagacagcctggcagcaagcctgccgcacaatcttggcaaactggcagccacagcatgcagcaacagacgttttatgatgatttctgtgtgaaactattgcttttcagaaactatgttttttggaaaaaatattcatccctcACAGagttaatgtgaatttccccttgggattaataaagtatctatcgggTCAAGAAAGTCTAGTCCTATAAAGACAGGCTGGGAAATGAAGTCGGACGCAGGACAATTTGAATGCATTCTGCccgaggatggattttgtttccGGTTTAGGTTTGCCTCTTTTGATTTCTATCAGTAAATCCCCCTTTA
This genomic window from Polypterus senegalus isolate Bchr_013 chromosome 4, ASM1683550v1, whole genome shotgun sequence contains:
- the LOC120528235 gene encoding zinc finger protein 345-like; amino-acid sequence: MASAQEEEDPDRRAPWHIKQEDCEWGAPEEVRVKVEEYEGRISVFKVEEANWEAVKIKAEHPEDSLESRRLLHRDSKDSLKQEVSEESHSSLHPLFTKMAAQELKTEIPEFEEGTTEGNWRKSEEQHWPGSAGINLPENGSFSLSTFAQTSLQCRLPQEHSNEKVKKSTSENLTAGPFQCSSPPAAKLTLTEAVDGDRQQVRSTDQEDLPASQECEKTSKCKSVREDKWIHTRQKPYDCPECGKLFPCIRNLNRHKRIHTGEKPYCCPECDKRFVLTGYLKSHMRVHTGEKPYCCSECGKRFSHNSSLQTHLKIHTGEKPYCCSECGKRFTQISDFQSHSRIHTGEKPFCCDECGKRFSQISHLKCHMRIHTGEKLYGCLVCGKRFIESGTLRKHERVHTGEKPYICSECGKRFSNNCSLLNHTRIHTGEKPYTCSECGKQFSDGRSFRSHKKIHTQGKPYCCSECGKRFSYNSCLQNHTRLHTGEKPFRCSECGKQFPTGSGLYSHRRIHTGEKPYACGECGKRFSGGSALRNHRRIHSGGKAI